The DNA sequence ATGCGGGCGGGGATACGCTGAGGCGGCCGGGCCTCAATGGCCCGAGATTTCGGAAATCGACGTCCGCACCACCTGCCTGGTATTCATGTCGAAATGAACGTTGAAGAGCCGGTCCTCATGCACGTAGTGATATTTCCAGTCCCACACTTCCTCATTCTTGCGGGCAAACTGCACCACGCTGCGCGGGCGGCCAAACTCGCGGCGGATCTGGTCGGCCGTCATGCCGGCACGGATGGTGTCAAAATGCTCCTGGGTCAGCACCTGGCGGTAGTCGATCAAGGTACCGGAGGCGCCGATGGCGAACATCCAGGTACGGATGCCTTCCGGCCCCTTGGGATATTCCAGCGTCCTGGCGCCCCCGCCGTCCTCCCAGACGGTATCGGGCTGCCCCATCACGCCGCGCACGTCGGCTTCGCTGGAAATGCCCTTTTGCAACTTGTCCAAACCGAACTCCTCGATGGGATTGCCATTGCGGTCGCAGCCGAACATGGCCAAAGCGACAAGAAAAGCCCCGCATTTGCCGGCATGGCGGCGCAGGCAGGTGAATAAAGGTTCACGCATAGGTAATTGATTATCCCTGATGAAGACAAGGTAAAATACGGCTTCTGTGTAACATTTGGCCTGAAAATATCATGCTCTTCGGAAAAAAGACCACTTACGTATCTGAAATCACCCAGTTCATCGACGAACTGAAGACGAAGAACCCGAAGCTGGAAGAGTCCCAACGCGCCGGCCGCGCCCTGCTGTGGGACAAGGAGCCGCTGGACCTGGACAAGACTGCCCGTGACAAGGCCTCGCGCGTGGCGCAGCAGCCCTACGTCTACCAGAACCACTAAGCTGTTCGCATGACGGTTCCAGCAGGTGGTGCCGAACCCGCCGGCCAGGCCGGCGCGGAACCCAGCGCCGACGCCATCGATATCACTCCCGCAGGACAGCAGGACAGCACGCCCGACGTGATCGACGGCGTGGCATTGGCACGCCTGTACGGCGAGCCGCTGTTCCAGTTGCCCAATGACCTCTACATCCCGCCGGATGCGCTGGAAGTGTTCCTGGAAGCCTTTCAGGGGCCGCTGGATCTGTTGCTGTACCTGATCCGCAAGCAAAACTTCAACATCCTGGACATTCCGCTGGCGCAAGTGA is a window from the Herbaspirillum rubrisubalbicans genome containing:
- a CDS encoding DUF3460 family protein yields the protein MLFGKKTTYVSEITQFIDELKTKNPKLEESQRAGRALLWDKEPLDLDKTARDKASRVAQQPYVYQNH
- a CDS encoding outer membrane protein assembly factor BamE → MREPLFTCLRRHAGKCGAFLVALAMFGCDRNGNPIEEFGLDKLQKGISSEADVRGVMGQPDTVWEDGGGARTLEYPKGPEGIRTWMFAIGASGTLIDYRQVLTQEHFDTIRAGMTADQIRREFGRPRSVVQFARKNEEVWDWKYHYVHEDRLFNVHFDMNTRQVVRTSISEISGH